The proteins below are encoded in one region of Shewanella algae:
- the hutX gene encoding heme utilization cystosolic carrier protein HutX → MLEHPEWLPADAAANLGISELEVVQALPAEQQQFLPLEWLEALLQALPEWGKLTTIVTVAGQIFEFKGDFPKGKTAHGYFNLYSKGDGLHGHLKLENFSAIALISRPFRGTESHSINFFGPDGAIVFKVYLGRDQQRKLLPPQLALFADWRHRGEVAAKKGEI, encoded by the coding sequence ATGCTGGAACACCCCGAGTGGTTGCCGGCCGATGCCGCCGCCAATCTGGGGATTTCTGAGCTTGAGGTGGTGCAGGCATTACCGGCCGAGCAGCAGCAATTCTTGCCGCTGGAATGGCTGGAAGCCCTGCTGCAGGCACTGCCTGAGTGGGGCAAGTTGACCACCATAGTCACAGTTGCCGGGCAGATATTTGAATTCAAAGGCGACTTCCCCAAAGGAAAGACGGCTCATGGCTACTTTAACCTCTACAGCAAGGGAGATGGCTTGCATGGGCATCTGAAATTGGAGAATTTCAGTGCCATCGCCTTGATAAGTCGTCCATTTCGGGGCACTGAAAGCCATTCGATTAACTTCTTTGGCCCTGATGGCGCCATCGTTTTTAAGGTCTATCTGGGCCGGGATCAACAACGCAAGCTGCTGCCGCCACAGTTGGCACTGTTTGCCGACTGGCGTCACCGTGGTGAAGTGGCTGCCAAAAAGGGGGAAATATGA
- a CDS encoding FMN-binding protein, with amino-acid sequence MKTLIALLSLFLLPFTQTQAAQSVYQSPADFVTQALGDQSKGQAKARVFWFNAEQRQVIEEILAHDFRPLRTRYWQQGDDTAWILEEIGKEAPITVGIQVRHGQIYRTKVLIYRESRGDEVRHDFFTDQFKSATLTKDKQLDKHIDGITGATLSVRALTKLARIALYLDRQLSLQHGQQQHSEPR; translated from the coding sequence ATGAAGACCCTTATTGCACTACTCTCACTTTTTTTGCTGCCATTCACTCAAACCCAGGCGGCGCAAAGCGTTTATCAAAGCCCGGCGGACTTTGTCACCCAGGCCTTGGGAGACCAAAGTAAAGGTCAAGCAAAAGCCCGAGTCTTTTGGTTCAACGCCGAGCAACGCCAGGTCATAGAAGAGATACTGGCCCACGATTTTCGGCCGCTGCGTACCCGCTATTGGCAGCAGGGAGACGACACAGCCTGGATCCTGGAGGAAATTGGCAAAGAAGCGCCAATCACTGTGGGCATTCAGGTGCGCCATGGACAGATTTATCGCACCAAGGTGCTTATCTACCGCGAGAGCCGCGGCGATGAGGTCAGGCACGACTTCTTTACCGACCAATTTAAATCGGCGACACTCACAAAAGATAAACAGCTGGACAAACATATAGATGGCATTACCGGAGCGACACTTTCCGTCAGGGCCCTGACCAAACTGGCCCGCATCGCCCTCTATCTTGACCGGCAACTCAGCCTGCAACACGGTCAGCAACAACACAGCGAGCCCAGATGA
- the hutZ gene encoding heme utilization protein HutZ — MTSENQRLQEKLLPEIEDFKQGRTTLQLATQDANGIPNASYAPFALADDGFYILVSDLARHGINLKQSPRVSVMLVEDEAEARSVFARRRLTFDAAAELIARDSQGFAKGVQVLSGRFGEMIDNLAALTDFNLFKLVPERGLYVKGFGQAFSLSGAELLDVNWMRDGHHGTPKAVPA, encoded by the coding sequence ATGACCAGTGAAAACCAACGCCTGCAGGAAAAACTGCTGCCGGAAATCGAAGACTTCAAACAGGGGCGTACCACCTTGCAGTTGGCGACCCAGGATGCCAACGGGATCCCCAACGCCAGTTATGCGCCGTTCGCGCTGGCCGATGATGGCTTCTATATTCTGGTAAGCGATCTGGCGCGTCACGGTATTAACCTCAAACAGTCACCGCGGGTATCTGTGATGCTGGTGGAAGACGAAGCCGAGGCGCGCAGCGTGTTTGCCCGCCGCCGCCTGACCTTTGATGCCGCCGCCGAACTGATAGCAAGAGACAGCCAGGGCTTTGCCAAAGGGGTACAGGTGCTGTCCGGACGCTTCGGTGAGATGATAGATAACCTGGCGGCATTGACCGATTTCAACCTGTTTAAGCTGGTGCCCGAGCGCGGTCTCTATGTCAAAGGCTTTGGCCAGGCGTTCAGTCTCAGCGGTGCCGAGTTGTTGGATGTCAACTGGATGCGTGATGGTCACCATGGAACGCCCAAGGCCGTGCCTGCCTGA
- a CDS encoding DUF3581 domain-containing protein: protein MFLVDYFKRENNQITIGRKQASDFAKGVAGDFNPIHDEDAKRFCVPGDLLFALVLNDYGLSRRMLFKFEGMVGDGVCLHFPSDQGAELAIEDERGKRYLNVHRDGEMRQCERQLESFIRSYVAFSGLNFIHVLVPLMLEHQVTINPARPLVIYESMGFELDTLEFEQVKLELVNSSLKVDGKRGDVTLDFALISDDKQVGTGRKTLVLSGLRPFDEAAVEAMVSEYQARRDGSWNGGSQTNA from the coding sequence ATGTTTCTAGTTGATTATTTTAAAAGAGAAAATAACCAAATAACCATAGGCCGCAAACAGGCCAGTGATTTTGCCAAGGGTGTAGCAGGGGATTTCAATCCCATCCATGATGAGGATGCCAAACGTTTTTGTGTTCCCGGCGATCTCCTTTTTGCCCTGGTGTTGAACGATTATGGCCTCAGCCGCCGGATGCTATTCAAGTTTGAAGGCATGGTAGGAGACGGCGTATGTCTGCATTTTCCCAGTGACCAGGGGGCCGAGCTGGCGATAGAAGATGAGCGCGGCAAACGCTACCTGAATGTCCATCGCGATGGTGAAATGCGCCAATGTGAACGGCAGTTGGAGTCCTTTATCCGCAGTTATGTGGCCTTTTCCGGCCTCAACTTTATCCATGTTTTGGTGCCTTTGATGCTAGAGCATCAGGTAACCATCAATCCGGCGCGGCCATTGGTTATCTATGAAAGCATGGGCTTTGAGCTGGACACCCTGGAATTTGAGCAGGTTAAACTGGAACTGGTTAACAGCAGTCTCAAAGTCGATGGCAAGCGCGGTGATGTGACGCTGGATTTCGCACTTATCAGCGATGACAAGCAGGTGGGCACCGGGCGCAAGACCTTGGTACTCAGCGGCTTGCGCCCCTTCGATGAGGCGGCTGTCGAGGCTATGGTCAGCGAGTATCAGGCGCGCCGCGATGGCAGCTGGAATGGCGGCTCACAGACAAACGCCTGA
- a CDS encoding ABC transporter transmembrane domain-containing protein — protein sequence MINSHCLDFLLSAPQTSSARILPWILSFLKPYRLRVALALLFLLLGSLAWLALGQGVRLIVDEGFMADNSGRLNEIVLFILGITLVSAVAVFCRFYLMTWLGEKVSNDIRRLVYHRLLEQSPVFFARLRTGEIISRFTADSTLLQTVIGSSLSMALRSSVTTIGGLVMMAFTSIKLTALVLLAVPLVLVPVGLLGRRVRKLARTSQDSVADLGAYVDETLHEIHTVQSYGHEARDRDNFDGYLAAVMRAASGRIRYRSALISSVMLLTIGAIVAVTWVGARDVMAGVVSAGELSAFMFYAMMVAGAVATISEVIGDIQRAAGAGERLMELAESKANIAEPAKPLALPSPLKGELRIEQLSFAYDEGAAVLEDLNIHIQPGERVALVGPSGAGKSTLFQLLQRFYQPSCGRILLDGVDIASVSLASLRAQFALVPQESVIFATSVLENVRYGRPEASLEEVVAACKGARAHEFISEFAQGYDTYLGERGVRLSGGQKQRIAIARAILARRPLLLLDEATSALDAVSEVKVKQALDELMAGRTTLIIAHRLATVLNADRILVLERGRLLASGSHSELMQTSPLYREFASLQLLAPDSLVGSSNEPGQASSLA from the coding sequence CTGATTAATAGTCACTGTCTGGATTTTCTCTTGTCTGCTCCTCAAACCTCTTCGGCTCGGATCCTGCCCTGGATCCTGAGCTTTCTTAAGCCTTATCGTTTGCGGGTCGCCCTGGCGCTGCTGTTTCTGCTGCTGGGGTCTCTGGCCTGGCTGGCCCTGGGGCAAGGGGTTCGCTTGATAGTGGATGAGGGCTTTATGGCCGACAACTCGGGCCGCCTCAACGAAATTGTGTTGTTTATTCTGGGGATCACCCTGGTCAGTGCCGTGGCCGTGTTCTGCCGCTTTTATCTGATGACCTGGCTCGGTGAGAAAGTCAGCAACGATATTCGCCGCTTGGTGTATCACAGGTTACTGGAACAAAGCCCGGTGTTTTTCGCCCGCTTGCGCACCGGGGAAATCATCTCCCGTTTTACCGCCGACAGCACTCTGTTGCAGACAGTTATCGGTTCTAGCCTGTCGATGGCACTGAGATCTTCAGTGACCACTATAGGTGGCTTGGTGATGATGGCTTTTACCAGCATCAAGCTCACGGCCTTAGTGCTGCTGGCCGTACCGCTGGTGTTGGTGCCTGTAGGTTTGCTCGGGCGGCGGGTACGCAAGCTTGCGCGCACCAGTCAGGACAGTGTCGCCGATCTCGGTGCCTATGTGGATGAAACCTTGCATGAGATCCACACGGTACAATCCTATGGTCACGAGGCTCGCGATCGCGACAATTTTGACGGCTACCTGGCGGCGGTGATGCGTGCTGCCAGTGGCCGCATCCGCTATCGCTCGGCACTGATCTCCTCTGTCATGTTGCTGACTATCGGTGCCATAGTGGCTGTGACCTGGGTGGGGGCCAGAGACGTAATGGCCGGTGTGGTCAGCGCCGGTGAGCTGTCGGCATTCATGTTTTACGCCATGATGGTGGCTGGCGCCGTGGCCACCATAAGCGAAGTGATAGGGGATATTCAGCGGGCTGCCGGTGCCGGCGAACGCTTGATGGAGCTGGCCGAGTCCAAGGCAAATATTGCCGAGCCGGCCAAGCCGCTGGCGCTGCCCAGTCCGCTCAAGGGAGAACTCAGAATAGAGCAGCTGAGTTTTGCCTATGATGAGGGCGCAGCAGTGCTTGAGGATCTCAATATCCATATTCAACCCGGTGAACGGGTGGCTCTGGTTGGGCCCAGCGGCGCCGGCAAGAGTACGTTGTTTCAGCTACTGCAGCGTTTCTATCAGCCGAGTTGCGGCCGCATTCTGCTCGACGGCGTCGATATCGCTTCTGTATCATTGGCGAGCCTGAGGGCACAGTTTGCCCTGGTGCCCCAGGAGTCGGTGATCTTTGCCACCAGTGTGTTGGAAAATGTGCGTTATGGCCGCCCTGAGGCCAGCCTGGAAGAGGTGGTTGCCGCCTGCAAGGGCGCCAGAGCTCATGAATTTATCAGTGAGTTTGCCCAGGGGTATGATACCTATTTGGGTGAGCGTGGCGTGCGCCTTTCCGGCGGTCAAAAGCAGCGAATTGCCATTGCCCGCGCCATCTTGGCCCGCAGGCCTTTACTGCTGCTCGATGAAGCCACCAGTGCCCTGGATGCGGTCAGTGAAGTCAAGGTCAAGCAGGCTTTGGATGAGTTGATGGCGGGACGAACCACGCTCATCATAGCCCACAGGTTGGCGACAGTGCTCAATGCCGACCGTATTCTGGTGCTGGAGCGGGGGCGATTATTGGCCAGTGGCAGCCACAGCGAGTTGATGCAAACCAGCCCGCTGTACCGTGAGTTTGCCAGTCTGCAGTTGCTCGCGCCCGATAGTTTGGTCGGGAGCTCAAACGAGCCCGGGCAGGCATCATCGCTGGCTTGA
- a CDS encoding TonB-dependent hemoglobin/transferrin/lactoferrin family receptor has product MNRKPLVMAITLALGTPFLSLAAVAEQVKTAEFDEVLVSATRIQEKVSESSRSAAVVGEEQLAEKQGDSVAEVLKTEANINIANGPRASAQQVEIRGLSGQRVLQTIDGARQNTSAGHRGTFFMDPELLSSVEVVRGPASSLWGSGAIGGVVSQNTKSAREMLDEGQSFGGYLKQGYETNGQRSKSSGAIYGAKGSIDWLLNGSYSDGDNIKAGNDNTLENSASRSRSGLAKFGWQLDEAQRLQLSGRINEISEAVPSNPATDVSNSVPLVRRDSKDSNLTLDYSLAPSSNALLDLDAKFYWNKTDYDENRLTKGQFDTTEYETLGFSIANRSQWQGLKLTYGLDGYRDQIETFRDDSGQSGQRPGNIDGESRVWGAFVAANIALGENWSLDPALRYDSFENESNNLGHSSDDDALSPSLALVWKTAPWLTLSARYDEAFRAPSVEEMYSSGTHYCIPPIPNFLPNGLCNTFEVNENLKAEKAKNKELKADMRFAELAGNDELALSLSVFRNDVDDFIEQRVTNPLHGIPGLEQNTRWDNVDKARLTGFELTGKYRINQTRLSLSYGQTEGKDRHDGGYLANIPANKLVLDLSQGIMAGDMKLGTRVSYNASQDRVPEDNPVNRYQDYTLWDVYLAWEPAMGTFEGLRVDFAIENIGDEEYIQAWQTLMDQGRNFKLSARYRF; this is encoded by the coding sequence ATGAATAGAAAGCCGCTGGTTATGGCTATTACTCTGGCATTGGGAACCCCCTTCCTGAGTCTGGCCGCTGTTGCCGAGCAGGTGAAAACAGCAGAATTTGATGAGGTGCTGGTAAGTGCTACCCGCATTCAGGAGAAAGTCTCTGAGTCCAGCCGCAGTGCTGCGGTTGTCGGCGAAGAGCAGTTGGCCGAGAAGCAGGGCGACTCGGTGGCCGAAGTGCTCAAGACTGAAGCCAACATCAATATCGCCAATGGCCCCAGGGCGTCTGCCCAGCAGGTGGAAATTCGTGGTCTCAGTGGCCAGAGGGTATTGCAGACCATAGATGGCGCCAGGCAAAACACCAGCGCCGGCCACAGAGGTACCTTCTTTATGGACCCTGAGCTGCTCAGTTCTGTTGAGGTGGTACGCGGCCCGGCTTCCAGCCTTTGGGGCAGTGGCGCCATAGGCGGTGTGGTATCACAAAACACCAAGTCGGCCAGGGAGATGCTCGACGAAGGCCAGAGCTTTGGTGGCTATCTAAAGCAGGGCTATGAAACCAATGGCCAGCGCAGCAAGAGCAGTGGTGCCATTTATGGCGCCAAGGGCAGTATCGACTGGTTGTTGAACGGCAGCTACAGCGATGGTGACAACATCAAGGCAGGTAATGACAATACCCTGGAAAACAGTGCCAGCCGCAGCCGCAGTGGCTTGGCCAAGTTCGGTTGGCAGTTGGATGAGGCGCAAAGGCTGCAACTTTCCGGCAGGATCAATGAGATCTCCGAAGCCGTGCCCAGCAACCCGGCCACAGATGTCAGCAACAGTGTGCCTCTGGTGCGCCGCGACAGTAAAGATTCCAACCTGACCCTGGACTACAGCCTGGCACCAAGTAGCAACGCTCTGCTGGATCTGGATGCCAAGTTCTACTGGAATAAGACAGATTATGATGAGAATCGCCTGACCAAGGGCCAGTTCGACACCACAGAATATGAAACCCTGGGGTTCAGTATCGCCAATCGCAGTCAATGGCAGGGGCTCAAATTAACCTATGGTCTGGACGGCTACCGCGACCAGATAGAAACCTTCCGTGATGACAGCGGCCAGAGCGGTCAGCGTCCCGGCAACATAGATGGTGAGTCTCGGGTGTGGGGTGCTTTCGTGGCCGCCAATATCGCTCTGGGGGAAAACTGGTCATTGGATCCGGCGCTGCGTTACGACAGCTTTGAAAACGAAAGCAATAACCTGGGCCATTCCAGTGATGACGATGCCTTGTCTCCCTCGTTGGCACTGGTGTGGAAGACAGCGCCATGGCTGACACTCAGCGCCCGTTACGATGAAGCCTTCCGCGCGCCATCAGTGGAGGAGATGTACTCCAGTGGCACTCACTACTGTATTCCTCCCATCCCCAATTTCTTGCCCAACGGCCTGTGCAATACCTTTGAGGTCAATGAAAACCTCAAGGCTGAAAAGGCCAAGAACAAGGAACTGAAGGCCGATATGCGCTTTGCCGAGCTGGCGGGCAACGATGAACTGGCGCTGAGCCTGAGTGTATTCAGAAACGATGTCGACGACTTTATCGAGCAGCGGGTGACCAATCCACTGCACGGCATCCCCGGGCTCGAGCAGAACACCCGCTGGGATAACGTCGACAAGGCCAGACTGACCGGCTTCGAGCTGACAGGAAAGTATCGCATCAACCAGACCCGCTTATCGCTCAGCTACGGCCAGACTGAAGGCAAAGACAGACATGATGGGGGCTATCTGGCCAATATTCCGGCCAACAAGTTGGTGCTCGACTTGTCGCAGGGGATCATGGCGGGTGATATGAAGCTGGGAACCCGGGTTAGCTATAACGCCAGTCAAGACAGGGTGCCCGAAGATAACCCGGTTAACCGCTACCAGGACTACACCCTATGGGATGTGTATCTGGCCTGGGAGCCAGCCATGGGGACCTTCGAAGGGCTGCGGGTCGACTTTGCCATTGAAAACATTGGCGATGAAGAATACATCCAAGCCTGGCAAACCCTGATGGATCAAGGGCGCAACTTCAAGCTCTCGGCCCGTTACCGTTTCTGA
- a CDS encoding porin — protein MIKKTLIASALLTALCGPQAFASDETQELRKIIEQQQKVLKDLERRLAETEKRQQQTAERVEQTAERVEQTAEVVDSTPQKTATTIGGYGELHYNNIDNKLGEDKKEFDFHRFVLFFGHEFTENTRFFSELEVEHSISGDGQNGEVELEQAYIEHDFNQALTAKAGLFLMPVGIINETHEPPAFYGVERNPVEKDILPATWWEAGLAMNIQAAPGLAFDAAVTSGLNVPTTGKNAYKPRSGRQKVSEAKADDLAYTGRVKYTAVPGLELAATVQYQSDLTQGEATVDTASALMWSAHAIYHIENFSIRALYAEWDIDGFEAEALGRDKQNGWYIEPSYRFNEQFGIFARYNEWDNNAGDNQDTKETQTNVGINYWLHENVVFKADYEKRGGKSDSDGFNLGVGYQF, from the coding sequence ATGATCAAGAAAACTCTCATTGCCAGTGCGCTACTGACAGCCCTGTGCGGCCCGCAGGCATTCGCCTCGGACGAGACTCAGGAGCTGCGCAAAATCATCGAACAGCAGCAAAAGGTCCTCAAGGACCTGGAGCGCCGTCTGGCAGAAACCGAAAAGCGTCAGCAACAAACTGCCGAGCGGGTCGAGCAAACTGCTGAGCGGGTTGAACAGACCGCCGAGGTGGTAGATTCCACCCCGCAAAAAACCGCAACCACTATCGGCGGCTATGGTGAACTGCACTACAACAACATAGACAACAAGCTGGGCGAGGATAAGAAAGAGTTCGACTTCCACCGTTTCGTGCTCTTCTTCGGCCATGAGTTTACCGAAAACACCCGTTTCTTCTCCGAATTGGAAGTGGAGCACTCCATCTCAGGCGATGGTCAAAATGGCGAAGTCGAGCTGGAGCAGGCCTACATAGAGCACGACTTCAACCAAGCCCTGACTGCCAAGGCGGGTCTGTTCCTGATGCCGGTTGGCATCATCAATGAAACCCACGAGCCACCGGCATTTTATGGTGTCGAGCGCAACCCGGTTGAGAAAGACATACTCCCGGCTACCTGGTGGGAAGCGGGTCTGGCAATGAATATCCAGGCAGCTCCCGGACTGGCCTTCGATGCGGCCGTGACCTCGGGCCTGAATGTACCTACCACAGGAAAAAATGCCTATAAGCCAAGAAGCGGTCGCCAAAAGGTTTCCGAGGCCAAGGCTGACGATCTGGCCTATACCGGCCGGGTGAAATACACAGCCGTTCCCGGTCTGGAGCTGGCCGCCACGGTGCAGTACCAATCGGATCTGACTCAAGGCGAAGCCACTGTAGACACAGCCTCGGCTCTGATGTGGTCGGCGCACGCCATCTACCACATAGAAAACTTCAGCATCAGAGCCCTCTATGCCGAGTGGGACATAGATGGATTTGAAGCCGAAGCCCTGGGCCGCGACAAGCAAAATGGCTGGTATATAGAGCCGTCCTACCGCTTTAACGAGCAGTTCGGCATCTTCGCCCGCTACAACGAATGGGACAACAATGCCGGTGACAATCAAGACACCAAAGAAACCCAAACCAATGTGGGTATCAACTACTGGTTGCACGAGAATGTGGTGTTCAAGGCCGACTACGAAAAACGTGGCGGGAAGTCTGACTCAGATGGTTTCAATCTGGGTGTAGGTTATCAGTTCTGA
- a CDS encoding GGDEF domain-containing protein, which produces MKKRFCHPLIAIFMVLVSPTLLAANAEQFSRLLKGAESLLYSLPQRAQAQLYEMEGDQLKDLPKPLVTRFYLTKATVSLLLHEVPAAEQAAKEGLKLADAGTSEHTLLELRLVQVMLQTGKVKQAISELQKIIDRNQNSADKAVQAEALLLKSKAFEQQGKLDASYASLMLSLDAADQSQDKELLERISFGMGHLLVRLNGFERSEKLLKKAFNFFKDRRMSYNQMLVQLDLAQLAERQGKAEVAIDRYQAALELARVLGYGLYRFRINVELALKYRELEDVSSMSRHLQLADKLQYRETSTLYTSRFQLLKAQDLLNKHQYAEMAVYVDPLLIGFAKEKTLLRSQIELLKVSAEGFAGLGNFKRAYEVLEQYQQRFAAYSSKELVSNLDRQQLLFNLERLEFENQDLNWNNVLQKLELETNRTTLNQLNIISSIILLLLLLATAVILWLNRSRLKWGLLAKTDSLTGLYNRRYLAGWLLYHQATEEQNQEAQPKWRMWLDRLKEVLLPTKAQSSHGPLALITLDIDHFKKVNDTHGHNNGDRVLTELAKVMKTSLREDDLLARVGGEEFMLLLPNTGLNDAVAVAETLRQSVAEHIFTLESGEPLRLTVSQGVALDADGSQSFSQLTDTADKLLYQAKQLGRNRVESRLAPGSEAAAV; this is translated from the coding sequence ATGAAGAAACGCTTCTGCCACCCCTTGATCGCAATCTTTATGGTTCTGGTGAGCCCGACCTTGTTGGCGGCCAATGCAGAGCAATTCTCCCGTTTGCTTAAGGGGGCCGAAAGCCTACTCTATTCCCTGCCGCAACGGGCACAGGCGCAGCTGTACGAGATGGAAGGCGATCAGCTCAAGGACCTGCCCAAGCCCTTAGTGACCCGTTTTTATCTGACCAAGGCGACAGTGTCTCTGCTGCTACATGAGGTCCCCGCCGCCGAGCAAGCCGCCAAAGAGGGCCTTAAACTGGCGGATGCCGGAACCAGCGAACATACCCTGCTGGAGCTGAGGCTGGTACAGGTAATGCTGCAAACCGGCAAGGTCAAACAGGCCATCAGCGAACTGCAAAAAATAATAGATCGCAACCAGAACTCTGCCGATAAAGCGGTTCAGGCCGAAGCCCTGCTACTGAAGAGCAAAGCATTTGAGCAGCAAGGCAAGCTGGATGCATCCTACGCCAGCCTGATGCTGTCATTGGACGCTGCCGATCAGAGCCAGGACAAGGAGTTGCTTGAGCGGATCTCCTTTGGCATGGGCCATCTCCTGGTGCGCCTCAACGGCTTTGAGCGCTCGGAAAAACTGCTCAAGAAGGCGTTTAATTTCTTCAAGGACAGAAGGATGTCCTACAACCAGATGCTGGTGCAATTGGATCTGGCTCAGTTGGCGGAGCGTCAAGGCAAGGCTGAAGTCGCCATTGACAGGTATCAAGCGGCACTGGAGCTGGCCAGAGTGCTGGGTTACGGCCTGTATCGCTTTCGCATCAATGTGGAATTGGCGCTGAAGTACCGGGAGCTGGAAGATGTGTCATCCATGTCCAGGCACCTGCAACTGGCCGACAAGCTGCAATATCGTGAGACTTCAACCCTCTACACCAGTCGCTTTCAACTGCTCAAGGCCCAGGACTTGCTCAATAAGCATCAGTATGCCGAGATGGCTGTCTATGTCGACCCTCTGCTTATCGGCTTTGCCAAGGAAAAAACCTTGTTGCGCTCTCAGATAGAGCTGTTAAAGGTCAGCGCCGAAGGCTTTGCCGGGTTAGGCAATTTCAAGCGCGCCTACGAGGTGCTGGAGCAGTATCAGCAGCGCTTCGCCGCATACAGCTCCAAAGAGTTGGTCAGTAACCTGGATCGCCAACAGTTGCTGTTTAACTTAGAGCGCCTCGAGTTTGAGAACCAGGATCTCAACTGGAACAACGTACTGCAAAAGCTGGAGCTGGAAACCAACCGCACTACCCTGAATCAGCTCAATATCATCAGCAGCATAATCCTGTTGCTGCTGTTGCTGGCCACCGCCGTCATTCTCTGGCTCAATCGCTCACGCTTGAAGTGGGGCCTGCTGGCCAAGACTGACAGCCTCACCGGCCTCTATAACCGTCGCTATCTGGCCGGCTGGTTGCTGTACCATCAAGCTACAGAGGAGCAAAACCAGGAAGCGCAACCCAAGTGGCGCATGTGGCTTGACCGGCTGAAAGAAGTGTTACTGCCGACCAAGGCCCAGAGCAGCCATGGCCCGTTGGCACTGATTACTCTCGACATTGACCATTTTAAAAAGGTCAATGACACCCATGGTCACAATAACGGCGACAGAGTGCTGACCGAACTGGCCAAGGTCATGAAAACCTCGCTGCGGGAAGATGATCTGCTGGCTCGGGTTGGCGGTGAAGAGTTTATGTTATTGCTGCCCAATACCGGCTTGAATGACGCTGTGGCTGTCGCCGAAACCCTGAGGCAGAGTGTGGCCGAACACATATTCACCCTGGAAAGTGGTGAGCCGCTTAGGCTCACCGTCAGTCAGGGGGTGGCTTTGGATGCCGACGGCAGCCAGAGCTTCAGCCAACTCACTGATACTGCAGATAAACTCCTGTATCAGGCTAAGCAGCTGGGGCGTAACCGGGTCGAAAGCAGGCTGGCGCCGGGCTCAGAAGCCGCCGCAGTTTGA
- a CDS encoding PepSY-associated TM helix domain-containing protein: MTRKHPDFRVRLLRTLRPWHRRIGIISSVLVLLLTLSGLALNHSRELNLSQGVHWQWLQDYYGIGAPEDVKVWQAQPLAGSSEGQAWIGGTPLAEQTDEILAIAPFEDKWLLLTRNSLTILSQDLAVLETQTELTGLPPQINAMAVEPGSVWLKTSRGQYRSDSELLDWQATTSLVALPWIKPLEGAKIQTQQLLGDIRASRLSWHRVLQDLHSGRIFGAAGSYLMDLAAIALLLLAVTGLIIYLKQKR, from the coding sequence ATGACACGTAAACATCCGGACTTTCGAGTCCGTCTCCTGCGTACCCTGCGCCCTTGGCACAGACGTATTGGCATCATCAGCAGTGTGCTTGTGTTGCTGCTGACACTGAGCGGCCTGGCCTTGAATCACAGCCGTGAGCTGAACCTATCCCAAGGCGTGCACTGGCAATGGCTGCAAGACTATTACGGCATTGGCGCCCCGGAAGATGTCAAAGTCTGGCAAGCCCAGCCGCTGGCGGGCAGCAGTGAGGGTCAGGCCTGGATAGGCGGCACGCCGCTAGCCGAGCAAACAGATGAAATACTGGCCATAGCTCCCTTTGAAGACAAGTGGCTACTGCTGACCCGAAACAGTTTGACGATTTTGAGCCAGGATCTTGCTGTGCTGGAAACCCAAACCGAGCTGACAGGTTTGCCGCCGCAGATAAACGCCATGGCGGTCGAGCCCGGCAGTGTCTGGCTGAAAACGTCCCGGGGCCAGTATCGCAGCGACAGCGAACTGCTGGATTGGCAAGCGACCACCAGTCTGGTAGCCCTCCCCTGGATAAAACCACTCGAAGGGGCAAAGATACAAACGCAGCAGTTGCTCGGAGATATTCGCGCCAGTCGCCTGTCCTGGCACAGGGTTCTTCAGGATCTGCACAGCGGCCGAATCTTCGGCGCTGCCGGCAGTTATCTGATGGATCTGGCGGCGATCGCCTTATTATTACTGGCCGTGACTGGACTGATTATATATTTAAAACAGAAGCGCTAA